AAACCAGGAGAGAGAAGTGGAGACAGAAGCGGAGGGTGAAGGATGGGGGTCCGAGAggagccctccccagccctctcctccctccctgcaccaAAATGGTGATGCCTGCTTAGGCTGAGCCCCCCCCGCCGGACCAAGCCGCCCCAGCCCCTTGCCGCCTGGTTGGGACACAGCTCACGGCAAACCCCTTGAGCGGTGCCCAGGTCCCCCCAGGTACCTAATTCCTCCTTGTTCGAGGATAAACTCCCCAAGGGGAAAATCTCAGCCCAGCCTTTTCAACAAACGCAATTTCCCCCTGGGGTTTCCCGGCCGCTCGGCATGGAGACATGCACCGTTCACGCAGGACGCCgggcaggagcacaggcaccCGCCCTGCAAAGGGTCACGGCAGCCAAAGCGATACCTGGTGTCCATGGGCTCCCCGCAGGGACCACCTGCCACCCTGTCCAGGGCATGGGCAGAGAGGTGGGTGCCTGCCCGGGTGGCACATGCAAGGCAGAGGGAcaagcagagccagctcagcccccagcctcaTCCTCTCAGGGAACGCCATGCTTTCTCACAGCCTCATCCCCCGCTATTAATAGCCTTCACTAGCCTCCTCGGGAGTCATTTGCATATTTGATTGCAACTGAGGCGGGGCAGGGCCCTTCAATCAGCCGCTCCCGCAGCCTCATTTGCATGGTTTGACATTTTGTTCTGGGAGCTCTGACACCGGCACCGTGCTCGGGGACACGGCTCTGGGGGGCGGAGGTGGGCGCAGTGTCCCCAGCCAGCAGTGCTGCCCCAGGCACGCCGCATCAGCCACCCTGCGCCCACCCGGGTGCAccgagcagagccagcagcacctCTCCGGCCTGCCCCAAACCCGGCAGGGTGTGATGGAGCCTTGGTGGCCCAtgtccccagctgccctgctctgccctgccccgTTCTCCAGTCCAACTTGCAGCACCCCATCCCCGTCTGACCTGCGCAGCGGGGCAATTAGCAGCGCCCGGCGGCAGGCAGGCCGTGCCCAGCCCGGCAGGCAGGGCGTGGGGTGGCGGGCACGGCCGTGGGTCGGCTGCCCGTCCCGCCAGCCCTGTCTGGAGCTGCCGCACATCAAAGGCCAAGGGCAGGCCGGGACGTTCCCAGGGGAGTGGGGGGACCCCGAGCCCCAACGCGCCCATCGGCACGCCCGGGGGGACCGAGGGGTCGGGACACGCTGCCGGTTCTCCCGTTGGGACACGCAGCGTGGGGCCcagcgggcagcgccggggcggTCAGCACCGCGGAcagcgcccgcccgccgctACCACCGCCACGGCCACCACGGCCACCACTGCCACCACGGCCACCATTGCCACCACGGCCACCACGGCCACCACGGCCACCACAGCCACCACGGCCACCACACCGCCCGGCAGCACGTGCCGCAGACagccgccccgcggccccgccaCCAGTCCCTCTCACAGCCCCAGGCCAGGGACACGCCAGGCGACGGCAGGAGGAGCCGGGCGGCTCCAGGGCCCCAGGCAGGCACGGGCAGGAGCTGTGTGCTGGGACGCCCTTGCTTCCCCCCGGCTCTTGGCATCACTTGGCAGGAAAAAACAACTCAGAGTGAGGCGTGGGATCGAGCCTGAGGATGACAGGGATCAGGAGAGGGCTCTGCTACTTCCCTcactcctgcctcagtttcccctccaAGAAAACACAGCGGAGAATACACGTTCATGTCATGGAGAGGCAAGGTGGTGGGGGAAAACCATGGAGAGGTATGGAGGGACCCGACTGCCACTGTGACTGTGCCAAGGAGCGAACCGAAGACAGGCAGGGCTCGAAGCACAGATGTCGGCACCGGCTGTGCCGCtccccggcagcggggccgtctggcaggcaggcagacctGGGCTCCCCTGCTCCATCCATGGGCCAACACACAGACACCGCAGAGGGGACCCCGTCCCTCGCACGCAtggagctgcagccctgccctgctccccatgCTGCCAGGACACACACGGCCCAGCCGCCCTGGgactctgctccctgctctgctctccgGAATGCAACAGGCAGGCAAACGAACACCCACCCCACGGGGGGCTCAGGCAAGGCCAGCATGTCCCCCCAGCTCTGAGCACGCAGCAAAGCCTGCCCCACACGCAGCCCgctccctcctcacccccgCAGCCCGTCATGGACCCCACTGCTGCACGCCTCGGGGACAGCCAGCACAGCGTGGCCCCATGCAGAGCTGGGCCGGAGCAACGGGGTCTCACCTCCCTCATCCTGAGCAAATGCCCGCACTGAGACCACCgtgtccccagggctgagcaCACCGTGTCCCCAGGGGTGAGCTCAGCTCAggcacagcccaggctgccacCCGCAGCGTGCACAGCCCCAGCGCACGCAGCCCCCGGCCCCAATGTGCGCAGCCCctggcccccagccccagcacacaCCCCAAAATGTGCACAGCCTCCAGCCGCAGCAGacacagcccccagcccagcgcagggctgcagggaaagggaggagagaccTCTGGGCTGGGAGCTCGCCATCCCGGCCGGGTGAGCTTCAAGGCTGTGCCGAGGCTTGTCTGGGCGAGGGCTGGCCAGGAGCCATACGCTGCACACCGAGAAGAGGAGGTAGCTGCCAGGGAGGAGGACTCGGCCAGGAAAGGGTTAGGAACGGCTCCGCGggggtgcagggctgcctgGGGGGCTCCggctctgcccaggctgggcGGACTCCGCTGGGCACAAAGCGGGGGCTCTCCCGGGAGAGGGGCTCTGCGAGGCATGGACCCCCCTGTACGGAGCCAGGCCCGCTCCCCTCCTGCTCAGcagccccttctcctgcccccgCCACCCCACTCACCCTGACGCTGCTGCTAAGCCATGAAGTTGCCCGCCTGGGCTCGGCAGGAGCCGGAGGACGGAAGCGGCGTGGCAGCTGGATTCGCTCTCTTCCTGCAAAATCCCTGCGGGCTGCCCATGCCGTGGCCAGGCCGCGCAGCGAGCGGTCGCCGGCCCGGCCGGAGGCGTCCTCGGGGTCACGGCCACCCACGGCAGGGCGGCGGTGGCCACGCTCCCGGTGCCTGAGCCGACACCGGCACCTTCCAGCGGGCGAGAGGCGGTGGCAGAGCCGGCGCCCCCGCGCGCTCGGGACACACCCACGCGCGCTCCCCGGCGCGCTCCGGCCACCCCCGCACAGAGCCACGCACCCCCGGGAAAGCGGCTGCCCACGCCAGCAGCGCCCACGCACCGCCCCGCACGCACCGCCCCGCTGCATTGCCGCGCGcggacggacagacagacacaagCCCCGCACGCCTGGACGGACACACGGCCCCGCACGCTCGGACGGACACACGGCCCGCACGCTCGGACGGACACACGGCCGCCCCGCACCGCTGCATCCCTGTGCACCTGGACGGCCCCGCGGCCACGCGCACCCCGCTGCTCCTGCACCGCTGCAGCGCTGTGCACCCCGCACCCCCGCTGCTCCCACCCCGCAGcgtccccccaccccccacccacaCGCTCCTCTGCACCCCGCAGGCACCCGCGCGCAGCCCTCGCCAGCCCCCcgcacccccacccccccgacACCCGCTGGCACCCGCCGCAGCTCCCCTGGCACGGGGCTGTCCccaactcccccccccacccagaGAGGGCCCAGGGGAGCCTGGAGCAGACGCATGTCGTGACATGAAACACCGAGACTGATGCTGCACCGATGGCACCAACAGCACCGACCCGGGGTGCATCAACCGCCACGGGGTCTCGCCCCAACCCCGCCGGCTGGGGACACCGACTCGGCCGAGCTGCACCACCACGGCAGGGAAAGCCACATCCAAGACACGCAGCGTCTCCCAAGTAACAACCAGTTCACCATCCCCAAAACGAGGGGCCCGGGGCCCCCAGTCCCACcacagcccctccagccccttgGGGAGACACGGGGTGCCCCGGGCTGAGTCTGCAGCGCCAGGGATGGGACACTGGCAGGTCCCCCACCGGGCATCGCGTCGGGATTCGATACCTTCAGCTTTCGCAGTCCTCTCGCTCTGAAAGCAGCACCCCCACACGCCCACGGACAGGCTGTTCTCCcgctctgctctgcccaccaAAAACTTCAGCTAATTCCCAGCCCAAACAGCTCCCGGCCTTGCCGGGGGAGAGGGCCAGGCAGGCAGCGAGGCTCCTACCACTGCCTGTTGCCCGAAGCTGCCAGTTTAAGCCCAAACAGACCCTCGGTGAAACACCGAGCGCTGGCAACCACGCCGCAAACATCTGCTCTTCCAGCGGCATCATGATTCACAGGCTATTAATTGGGGCTTGGCAGCGCTGGGAAGTGTTTGCATCCCCTGGCTTTGCTCAGAGCCACAACTCGCCGCCGACGAGGTctgggtgctggggaaggagccaAACCCAGCAATGCAccggctgcagcagagccacgCTGGGACAGGCACACGGGGCACGGTGCCCAGCTCCCGCACCCGCTGCCCGGCCCCATGGGAGCAACGCAGAACGGGCCCcaggagaacagcagcagcgGCGCTCCGTGCTTGCCAGGAGCAGCCAGCACCGCTGGCACAGCACCACTGCACCGCGCAGCAGCCCCAGTGCCCACCGGCCCTGGGTTGCGGTGGGGAGGCCACCTGCTTTGGCTCCCACCCGGCCATGCGTGACAGGGTCTGTGGGTGCCGGTGATGCTCTTGCAAGTGTCCGGCTCCAAACAGCACTGTGTTTCTGTAGGGtctcccagctgcctccccaCGCGGCACTGAGCTGCTCGCTCCCCAGGGCGCCGGCATCGCCTGCCGCGGCGGCTTCGAGGGGAACCGCAGAGCAGCACCCTGCTCGGGCAGCACCAGACAAAGGCTGTGAAAAGCTTCCTCCAACGACAGCCAAGAGAAATCTGAATTCAGAAGCTGATTAGAAACCATGTCATGGCTCCTTCCCGCTCCAGCATTTGGGGAGCAGTGAGCTGGGGGGGAACGTGGAAAATCTAATTAGGATTGAGGGCAGGTTGTAGAGGCGCTGACACGGGAGCTGCGGGAGCACAGCTGCTCGCAGGAGGGGGACACCGGGCGCCcgcagcatcccagccccatGGAAACGGGGAAAGTACAAATTAATTCTCCTTAATCTGATGGGCACTTGCTCTGCTGCCACGTGCCGCCGCCGCGGCTGGCAGAGAGCAGCCCGGCCTCCCCATGGCTTGGCTCGTGTGCCCATGGCAGCCGTGCCCTCTCCGTCCCCCCGTGGCCAACACCGTACAGCCCTGGGGACAAGGTGCTGGGCgctgggcagggcagagggagcagaagggGCTTGATCCTGCCCGGCCTGGGGGAGGTGGGTGTGGGGTGCTGAGTTCAGAGCCTAGCCCTGTCCTTGGCTCCTGGGGTGgcccccctgtgctgctgctcataGGGGGACCAGGCATCACAGGGCCATCGAGAGGGCCACGATCCCGAGGCCGCTTTGGCAGCACAGGCTTTACACCCAGCTCTCAGGGACGGCAGAGCCCCGAGGCCACACTGAAGGGCACTACGCAGGGTCAGCAGCACCGGGCACCGCTCTGCACGTCCCCATCCCCTTGCTTTCTGCTGGCACCTGCCGTGCCCCGTGCCACCAGCACCACGGGGATGTCCTCCCCCCTGTGAGGGACGCGGGCTGCCACCTCCATCCTCCCCATCACCGGGATGTCCCCCAGAGCACATCCAACCGCACACCCCTGGCCCCCGGCCCTCCCCGCGAGTCCCCCGGCTGCCGGCACGTCTCGCCTGCTATTCTTAGCTCTCCAGCGCTGCGCTCTCCCGGCAATGGCACCGTATATTACTATTATTGCTGGCTGCCAACGTCTTGAAGCAGGCAGCCAGGATCGTGGTGGGGCTTCCACAGCCCTGGTGACCTGTCATTTGGTCCCTGCCGGGCTCTGGTCTTCAACAGGCTATTTCAGGAAATCCAATTTGATGGGCAGAAGGAGCACAAGCCACACGTTCGGCTCCTGAGCCGGATCCAGGCTCCTCGCGTCCCTGCTCAGATCCAGATTTTAGCTTCGCCCGTGATGGCAATAAGGGCCAAGAGTCACCTTTGGCTCCAGATCCAAATTTCTGGCTGGGTGGGATCCAGGGTTTCAGATCAGCTTGTCGGAGAGACGCGAGCGCCTGCAAAACCTGGATCtggagccccagccccagccccagcagcaccacctGGGCACGAGACCCCAGCGTGGGGCCCAATCCTGCTCTCACGGGTGGGCAGACCCGTGGAGACTTACGCACCAGCGCAGCCACTAGCCTCGGggctcctgcatgggctctgTGTCCCGCAGGTCCCAGCGTGGCTCTACCTCCGAGCGAGTGATGGGGAGGCTGAAGGAAGGGGccccccagggacccccagcctgggctccccaccaccctctgcttctctccctgtgccttgcccaggctgctgggagccaggcccagcaggagggctgggtgctgctcctccagcccacACGGCACAAGCTCTGGCATTCGGGAGGGAGATTTGGGCATCAAGGGCTCGGCACCAACTCACCCAGGCTGGATGGGGACGCCACAGTTGTGTACCCCATTCCCCGCAGCAGGGATGCCCAGAGCCGGTCCTGGTGCCCAGGCTCAGTGGGGTAACAATGCCCAAGGCAGCCCCAAACACGCTCATGCCTGTGCCACCCCACGCCGGTGCTCTCGTTGTCCCCACAGCCAAGAGGGGCCCCTCCAGCTCAGATGCTCCATGGTCACTTTGAtagctattttttccctctcagcCCTGCCGGCGCTTGAATAACGCTTTGAAAGGGCTGACATGCTTCCTTCCAGCCTCCCAAGTGTGGCCGTGCCCGTCTCCCGGTGGCCATccccctgctccatccctcaGCAGACGGGGTCCTAAGGGCTGGGAGCCGCGGACGCGTGCAGGAGGAAAGTGGGAGCACGGGGGCGAGGAACCGAGATAGATGGGAAATGACATCCATTTCCTAAAGGagaatctgctgctgctggccagaTCCTGCACCGATTTACAGCAAGGGAGGCCGCCTGCTCCCAGCCCGGACTTCCACGGGGGCAGCCAGCACTCAACAGCCCGGCTCTGTTCCCTCCTGCCCGCTCAGGACTTCATGCCTGGCCTGGGGAGCAGGCAAGGAACCCCTGCGGGCAGCGCGGCCCTGCGCCCCACGAGGGAGGCAACATGCAGGGCTGGATGTCACGGGATGGAGAGAGACAAGCGGTCCCAGCGCCAACTTGCTCTGCAGGTTTGGCACAGGGTGGAGGGACCAGACTGGCTCCCCCAACAAAACCCAGCCGTCcgggagaaggaaggagatgagAGGAGACAGACAGCCAGACCCAGGCCCCCGAAAAGCCTGCGAGGCTGGGTTGTACCATGAAGCCTGGATGCGTGGCAAGAGTCACAGCTCGGcttgtgctctgcagcagctcccagcacctgCCGGTAGCCCCGGACCCGCACCGGCCCGGCTGGGACACCGTTCCCGCACCCAGCACCAAGCCTGCCTGCCTCATAGCTGTGCAGGCTGGCGAGATGGGAGACCACCGGGCTGGGGAGGGGTCCTGGGCCTGCCCAAGCCTGGCCAGAGCTCTCTGCAGCGGGAGAGCACCAGGATGGCTGGCGTCGCCTTCCGGGGAGAGGCTGGAGGGGCTGAGAGCTTCAGCCCCCTCCCCAAAGCCtcaggcagcaggagatgggGGATGCCCGCACCCCTTCTCCCGCACCCACCGGGGGATCCTGACCAGCCGCGCCGGCTGAGCTGAGCGCCGCGGTGCCGGTGAGATGCCCCCAGCCATCTTGCCAgctccccccggctcccccccaGCACCCGCTTGGCGGGGCTGGATGGGTCCCCGGGCAACACGTCCTGTCCCCCCCGGGGCCTGTCCCGTACGGCCCCGGCGCCCCGTTGGGgagagcacacacacacacacacccccacacacacacacacccccgcGCTGGGCACCGCGGATCCCCCGGGACCGgggcccccgcccgcccggcggtGCCCCGCGGCGGCACCAGCCCCCGGCGGCAGCACCGCGGCaccggccgggccgggcagcgccgggccaccggccgcccccccccccctccgcgcccacagcccgccgcccccgccgctcttaccccgctcccgccgcctACATCCTCCGGCCGCTGCCGGGCGGCTCCCCgacggcccggcccggctgcTCCGGCCCGGTTGGTACCGGAGCGGCTCGGTTGGGCTCGGCTGGTCCCGGTTTAGCTGGTCCCGGCTTAGCTGGTCCCGGCGCGGCCCGGGCCGGCGCCCCGCGCGTGGGagcgcggcgggcggcagcATGCGAGTGGCGGCGGCCCCGCAGTGCAGCGCGGAtgggcgcggagcggcgcggagcggtgcggagcggagcggggccgccgccgcggcgcaGCCAAGACACGGCGGTGGATTTTCCCCGGGAGTCAgagcgggaggcggcggcggcggcggcgcaaGATGGCTCCGGTGCGGCTctgccgccgcctcccggcACCCCGGGACCCCCGGCCCCGAGCCCGGCGGGGTGCAGgcgggatgggggggggggggggggaagcggggggAGCCGCGGGGGCCACGCGTGTTAGGCCGGGGAGCTGCCGCGGGCGGGGCCGCTGCGTGGGCTCTGCCCCgcggtgctgggctggcagcaggacaggtGGTACCCACCCGTGGGCATCCCCCTGGGGCACCCCAGGGCGGCAGGGGCACCCTGGGACCCGTCACCCACCCCTGCTTGTGGCCACGCTGCCTGCCCAGGAAGTGCTGGGCTACCGGGACAGCGCTGGGCTACCGGGATGGCCACGGGCAGGGTGCAGCCCCCCGGGGCCCAGCCTTCCCCCAGGAGACTGGGGGCCGCCAGCTGCCGCCCACCCGCCAAGCCCCTCGCGCTGCGCCGTGTAAtttgctaataataataattacgGCGCGCGGGGCTTAGAAGCGCAGCGGAACAAGAACCTGGTTAACGCCTTGCTGCGCGCCGTGGCGGGAGCCACACCGTGGCACATGCCCGGCCCTGGCACTGTGCCGCCCTGAAGCCGCCCACCACGCCGCGCGGGAGCCCCTGCCCGAAGCACGGAGGGACATGGCCCAGGCAAGCGCCTGGAGCCAGTTTTCAAGCAGCCGTGTCCTGGTGTTTTGTGTCCATGCCCCAGCACTGTGGTCCTTAGCCAGGCCGGCTGTGTcaccaggcagggctgtccccagcagtCACACCATCAGTCACCCAGCGGGACGGCCGGGGCTGGAGGACACGAGTGTTTCCCCGGGGCGGCACAGGGCAGTGGGATAGGAGCACGCTGTGGGGAGAGCGAGGCCGGATCCAGGCCCTGCTCCCAGCGCTGCGGCTCTGCAGAGCCACCCCCATCTCAGGGCACTCTGCTTAGCAGCCCCGTGGCCCCTGTCACTGTCCCCCCCCCGCTGAACAGTCCCTTCCCTGGGACACCCTgccagagctggagctggggctgcccctgcccctgccatgCAGAAAGCCCCCCCGAAAGTCCTGCTGCCCCCGGGAGGGGAGCCCCAGCCCTCGCCaggccctgcagcaccctgcatTGCCACCGGCacggctgctcctgctgcacgTGGGGAGCGGAGCTCAGCCCACCTCCCTGAGCAGTTATataaaaggattaaaatttaatatgaaCTTCAAAAGAGGAACAACCGGGTGGTCGAGGACGGCTGGGCCAGGGCTGGGTGCGGAGCAGAGGCACCCTTGGCCATGTCCTGGCTCTGCCGAGACACGGCACCGCAGCACATGGACACCAGCTCCGTCCAGCCCGGCCCATGGGCACAGCTGCATGGATCCAGAGCAAAGTGCCCGGGCACCATGAGCACCCCGGCATCCTGTGAGCCCACACCGGGTTAACTGTGCCGTGGTCTCCCTGAGTCACGATGGAGCACGATTCTCATGGCACACGGAGATCCCGTCCCCCCCGGGGCCTGGCTTGCCCCCCACCTTCACCTCCCCGCTGGCAGCTGAGCAGCCTTTAATAACCCACCACCGACAGGCACAGGGCACAGCATCACCCAGCTGTCCCGGTGCCTGGCTGCCACCCTGCCCGTGCCGTGCTGGCGGTCCCCCGGGCAGcccatctcctcctgcccaATGCCTCAGGCTTCCTTCGCAGGCACCGGTGGGTTGGAGcatgctggagagcagccctgtgctgggggGCGAGACCCCCGGTTGGGGGGCAACTGATGCACCCTGGCCCCCACCACGCGCCCCAGAGCCCACGTGGCTGCGCAGCACCCACCGCTCCCGTCCGTGCAGCGCAGGGGAGTGGGGCTGCGGTGGCGGCAGGAACGAGCCAGGGCTGGGAAAACACCATCTTCCGCCCACGCAGCCGCCCACGGCCCTGCGCTGGCTCCGCCACCCCCACTGCATGCCAGGGCTCGCTGGGAAGGTGGGCGGCaggcgcggggctgggggctgcgctGCACCCACCGTGGCCACCCACccgtgggcagggcaggggatggggcggggggagcagggcCCCGCAGCCCTCGGTGCAGGAGCCGCCCCGGCgcaggctcctgctgcaggagcggggctgagccgtggctggggctggggctgggggccggggctggggggctgggggctgccctgcacccagctctgccccggGGTGCAGGAGCCGCTGGTGCTGCTTGGTGTGTGGCACAGGCGCCCACCAGCAAAGAGACCGGGGAAGCCTTTGGctcattcatttttaatccCGGCTGAGAGCAAGCAGGGTGTGGGTGTGAGGCTCGGGCACGGTGCAGGACAGGACCGGCCGCGTGGCCCCAAACAGCTCCCCCGGGCAGCCCAGCTCACACCACGGGTGTCTTTGATCATGCATGTCCCCATGGGATGGAGACCCCCCGGAGGGGACAGCAACCCCTGGGCATCCCTCCCCGTCCTGTCTCACCACATCCCACCATGGCTCAGCCTCCCCcgcagcagctcagccccccCTCGCCGGGCAAGCCGCCCTCCCAGTGCCTGCGAATGCGGAGGGCAGGATCCATGCGTGAACGGAAACCGTGGGCCCGTGAGCACGTGGGGATGCGCAGAGAGCAGAgcgggggtgggaggaggaggcgggggTGCACAAAGCCAGAGCTCCCCCCACGCTGCTCCCCACTCCCAGCTGGGTGCCAGGGACTCTGTCCCACTGGGACTGTGGCACCGGGGCAGCCGGGGGGCAGGACCCCGGCACCCGCCCCGCTATGAGGAGGCGAAGGAGGATGCGCAGATGCTGGGCACAGGCCCagcgggggccggcggggagaGCGGGAGGCATCGGCCGATCTTCCGCAGGGTCCGTCCCACGTCGGCACGGAAGCGCCGGATGGAGAAGCAGTAGACGAGGGGGTCGAGGCAGCTGTTGAGGCTGAGCAGGGCCACACTCAGCGCGTGCAGCACGTCCAGGGTGGCGGGGGGCCCGCAGAGCGGCACGGGGGGCTGGCTGCCCACCCAGGGGGCCAGCGTGAGGTGGTAAGGGGCCACGCAGACCACGAAgaccagcagcatccccagcaccATGGCACGCGCCTGCTGCCGGTGGGAGCCCGGCGAGGTGGCTGTGGGCACCGAGAGCGCCCGGGCGATGGAGGCGTAGGTGCCCAGCACCACCAGGAAGGCAACGGCGAAGAAACCCACCATGGCATAGGCGTACACCCGCTGCCGGCCGTGCTGCTCGAAGCAGGCGGTGGCCCCGGCGCGGGCAGGGAAGGTCTGCTGGGCGGCCAAAGTGGGCAcggcacagcccagccccagcagccaggccAGGGCGCAGGCCAGCGCGGCTCCCCGGCGCCCCGTCAGCGGCagctcccgccgcgccgcccgcaCGGCACAGTACCGATTGAAGCTGATGAGCGCCATGAAGGTGACGGCACTGTAGGTCGCCAGGTAGTAGGCGGCCCCGGCCAGGCGGCAAGCGGCCTCCGAGAGCAGCCAGTCCCCCCCGGCCAGGTAGTAGGGGATCCAGAGGGGCAGGGTGAGGTTGAAGAGGATGTCGGCCAGCGTGAGGTTGATGAGGTAGATGCGGATGGCCTTCCTCACCTTGCCGCTCTGCAGGAAGACCAGCAAGGCCACCAGGTTGCCCGGCAGCCCCACGCACAGCACCAGGCAGTAGACAGCGGGCACCAGCACGAACTGTACCGGGTCACTGGGCACGCACTCGCTGGGGTGCCCCgccggcagcagccccggcaCCGAGCCGTTCATCCCGGGCTCCTGCAAAGACAAGGGGACAGTCAGCAGCACGGCCCCAAACACAGCCCTCGGGTGACAGGGAAGCGACATTGACCTGGATGGGACGACCTCTCCGGCTGGCGCCTGCGGTGGCTGCTGGGCACGGGAGGCAGAGCCCCTCCGCGGGGATGCTGTCGTCTGCCAGAGGGGCTCAGCCTCCAATGGCTCCTTGCAGGAGACAAGGGGCTCTGGGACCCCCTCTTAGCCCAACCCCAGCCACGTCCCCCCACGCCACGAGGGAGCCCGGAGGCCACCGCCAGCCACCCAGCCAGGGCTCCCGGGGGAGCGGCAGGCGCAGCCGCACCGCAGCCGAGGGGCAGAGCCGTGGCCAGCGGCACCCCAAGGTGCTGCGCCGGCTCCAGCTGGCAGCTGTGGGGCTTAACACCTCCCACGCAGCCACGTGCCTACTGGGGCcacccggccccggcccgctcccAGCGCCCCAAATCCCCCCATGCAGCACACCCATGGGGAAGTCACCCACCGGCTCAGCATGCACCGGAGTGGAGAGACCCTGGGCATGGACAGGGGGGTACAAGAATGGGGCCAGcagccccccgcgccccccagCCCTGTGCGAGGCAGGTTTGCCACCCCGCTGTTTGCCGGTCCTGGCATGGAAAACCACATTGTGCCGCAATGGCTGTATCCCAGGGCTGCAGCTATTTCACCTCCCATCACCGCCTGCCCACACCACACCGACAGCACTGAGTCACCCAGCGGGTGTTTTCCAGCACGGCAGGGCCGGATTCAGCAcatgcagcacccagcaccagGACAAGGTATGGAGGGCATGAGCTGCCGAGCCTGGGGGGGGTGGGATTCAGGGCTCATCCCGGCGGGCTTCAGTTGTTCTGCAGAGCCAGCGCAGACCCCCAAGGAGCCCCCAGCTGCCTCAACGgtccccctttccttttcctcccccacCCGTTTGCACGGAGGATGCTCCACCTCACCCACGCCGAGCTGGTTACTTACCCCACTGGGTTGGGCTGCGTCCCCTCCGGCTGCTCCTCGCTGTCTGAtccagccaggctggggaaggctttaagtgctgggggaggcaggggctgcctgaTCCCCCCCTGCCACCCCAAGCTCCCGTGGGGGTTAGTGCCTGCGGGACAGCAGCTGGAGTGGGGAGAGCACCTGCGTGTGT
The Gymnogyps californianus isolate 813 chromosome 22, ASM1813914v2, whole genome shotgun sequence genome window above contains:
- the LOC127024968 gene encoding platelet-activating factor receptor-like encodes the protein MNGSVPGLLPAGHPSECVPSDPVQFVLVPAVYCLVLCVGLPGNLVALLVFLQSGKVRKAIRIYLINLTLADILFNLTLPLWIPYYLAGGDWLLSEAACRLAGAAYYLATYSAVTFMALISFNRYCAVRAARRELPLTGRRGAALACALAWLLGLGCAVPTLAAQQTFPARAGATACFEQHGRQRVYAYAMVGFFAVAFLVVLGTYASIARALSVPTATSPGSHRQQARAMVLGMLLVFVVCVAPYHLTLAPWVGSQPPVPLCGPPATLDVLHALSVALLSLNSCLDPLVYCFSIRRFRADVGRTLRKIGRCLPLSPPAPAGPVPSICASSFASS